In Chanodichthys erythropterus isolate Z2021 chromosome 9, ASM2448905v1, whole genome shotgun sequence, a genomic segment contains:
- the cdkn2c gene encoding cyclin-dependent kinase 4 inhibitor C yields the protein MAEDTAIDGLSTAAAQGNLMEIEQILQSNVNVNEKNKFGRTPLQVMKLGCSRIAETLLRAGADPNVRDPILGLTISHDAARDGYLDTLQVLAQNGADVNLLDNKGNLPLHLAAQEGCLDVVQYLVNCCNTQPFLRNKKGQTPLDLASLHKKYKTVEWLENIAPSQSS from the exons ATGGCCGAGGACACAGCTATAGATGGACTGAGCACTGCAGCTGCGCAGGGAAATCTGATGGAAATTGAGCAGATACTGCAAAGCAACGTGAACGTTAATGAGAAGAACAAGTTCGGCAGGACACCATTGCAG GTGATGAAACTTGGCTGCTCGCGCATTGCAGAGACGCTGCTTCGAGCAGGCGCCGACCCAAACGTGCGCGACCCCATCCTTGGACTGACCATCAGTCACGACGCCGCGCGTGACGGATATCTGGACACTCTACAGGTGCTCGCGCAGAATGGTGCTGATGTCAATCTTCTTGACAACAAGGGCAACCTGCCTCTACATCTGGCGGCGCAAGAAGGATGCCTGGATGTCGTGCAGTATCTCGTAAATTGCTGCAATACACAGCCTTTTCTGCGTAATAAAAAAGGCCAGACGCCTCTTGACTTGGCGTCAttgcacaaaaaatataaaactgtgGAGTGGTTAGAGAACATTGCACCTTCACAATCCAGCTAG